A single genomic interval of Primulina huaijiensis isolate GDHJ02 chromosome 7, ASM1229523v2, whole genome shotgun sequence harbors:
- the LOC140981868 gene encoding uncharacterized protein, which produces MVLSRHPTIRSGEYLEGMLSEHLGGKAKLKAHKGASARLVLVLTCLQLAFAVYATFLLYYMSPMVDLKTKPDFSWATHIARQWKHFIATPHVVSHYEASNSFVQGKVSPSEVCEHESIDFVQKKSNDAVMIKLKRELYQEVLDFQSKNIGTETLSQLMAMKSKWDLKGSNVPKVTVILNHFKRKTLCAQLDTLLHQTLPFHHVWVLSFGSPNEQSLKMIVDSYNHSRISFISSSYDFKYYGRFQMALQTEADLVYILDDDMIPGKKMLQILSHIAGTEKYKNSVLGSIGRILPFRQKDFTFPSYRKFRSKEAGLYLPDPAYDITIDNVVQVDFLSSSWFLSAELVKTLFIETPFTFMTGEDLHLSYQLQKYRNAGSFVLPVDPKDKETWGDSEHRLAYVSETTVIFKDIVQVRDDQWWKALSTGYVTQWAAMYPQKIDALFYAHSVAEVKALAPLLEKFRTTVGKKAYIVISGGKFCPCEDAAAVLNWPKVVCKERRFKIFDLGIGSLSELSNSEVPVVQGVYASMKGVIKIHNPSVVIAVSDIEPNVKKALTMALEANRNGSTLVLLPRSSLSKVLWIADLRSTALPNWNRMRISISIITQNRAASLTRLLKSLTDAFYVGDEVRISLNVDSKVDEETLKLIDSFEWPHGPKTLRRRIIQGGLIRAVSESWYPSSDDDFGLLLEDDIEVSPYYYLWIKYALLAYHYDPQVSLPELSSISLYTPKLVEVVKERPRWNATEFFKHIHPNTPYLHQLPCSWGAVFFPKQWREFYAYMNMRFTEDAKQNPVQIPKSRTNGWQASWKKFLIDMMYIRGYVSLYPNFPNQASFSTNHMEPGAHISAKDNVVRHDKGDFEVPLLKQDFRTLLPNGKLPPASKLPSLSLFNQAVSLKGLKAAGAKLGQDVLECSTTEVVAVNQVTGLPSHCAKF; this is translated from the exons ATGGTGTTATCCAGGCATCCGACCATCAGAAGTGGAGAGTATCTGGAAGGAATGTTAAGCGAACACCTGGGAGGAAAGGCTAAGTTGAAGGCACATAAGGGTGCCTCAGCTCGGCTTGTCTTGGTCTTAACGTGTTTACAATTGGCCTTTGCAGTTTACGCCACATTTCTTCTGTATTACATGAGTCCCATGGTAGACTTGAAAACAAAACCGGACTTTTCTTGGGCTACCCATATAGCACGACAATGGAAACATTTCATTGCCACACCTCATGTTGTGAGTCATTATGAAGCATCCAACTCGTTTGTCCAAGGTAAAGTTAGTCCCTCAGAAGTTTGTGAGCATGAAAGCATAGATTTTGTGCAGAAGAAATCTAATGATGCAGTGATGATCAAGTTGAAGAGGGAACTTTATCAGGAAGTGTTGGATTTTCAATCCAAAAACATCGGAACCGAGACTCTTTCCCAGTTAATGGCCATGAAATCCAAGTGGGATTTAAAGGGTTCAAATGTCCCCAAAGTTACTGTGATTTTGAATCATTTTAAACGAAAAACATTATGTGCACAGCTTGATACTTTGCTTCATCAAACACTTCCATTTCATCATGTTTGGGTACTTTCATTCGGTAGTCCTAATGAACAATCATTGAAAATGATTGTTGATAGCTATAACCACTCAAGAATCAGTTTCATTAGCTCAAGCTATGATTTCAAGTACTATGGGAGATTCCAAATGGCTTTACAAACAGAAGCTGATCTTGTGTATATACTTGATGATGACATGATACCGGGGAAAAAGATGCTACAGATTTTATCACACATAGCAGGGACCGAAAAGTACAAGAACTCGGTTCTAGGCAGTATTGGGAGGATCTTGCCTTTCCGACAGAAGGATTTTACATTTCCGAGCTATAGAAAGTTCCGGTCCAAAGAAGCTGGGCTTTATTTGCCTGATCCTGCATATGACATCACAATTGACAATGTTGTTCAGGTTGATTTTCTTTCTAGTTCGTGGTTTCTGTCTGCTGAACTTGTTAAAACGCTTTTCATCGAAACACCATTTACTTTCATGACCGGAGAAGATTTGCATTTGAG CTATCAGCTTCAAAAGTACAGAAATGCCGGTTCATTTGTGCTGCCCGTTGATCCAAAGGACAAAGAAACCTGGGGAGACAGTGAACATCGGCTTGCTTATGTATCTGAAACGACAGTAATCTTCAAAGACATCGTCCAAGTTAGAGATGATCAATGGTGGAAAGCCCTTTCCACTGGTTACGTAACACAATGGGCAGCAATGTATCCTCAAAAGATTGATGCACTTTTCTATGCTCATTCTGTTGCAGAAGTTAAAGCTCTAGCGCCCCTACTCGAAAAGTTCAGAACGACTGTTGGGAAAAAGGCCTACATTGTCATCTCAGGTGGAAAATTCTGCCCTTGTGAAGACGCGGCAGCAGTTTTAAATTGGCCTAAGGTTGTGTGTAAAGAGAGACGGTTCAAAATTTTTGACTTGGGAATCGGTTCTTTATCCGAGCTTTCGAATTCCGAGGTGCCTGTTGTGCAAGGTGTTTATGCTAGCATGAAAGGAGTTATCAAGATTCACAACCCGAGTGTAGTGATTGCAGTTTCTGATATTGAACCAAATGTCAAAAAGGCTTTGACAATGGCACTAGAGGCTAACAGAAATGGTTCAACTTTGGTTCTTTTACCAAGATCTTCTTTGTCAAAGGTTCTTTGGATTGCTGATCTTCGATCCACGGCGTTACCTA ATTGGAACCGTATGAGGATATCTATAAGCATCATCACTCAGAACCGGGCTGCTTCACTTACAAGACTTCTGAAGTCTCTCACTGATGCATTCTACGTAGGAGATGAGGTTCGAATTTCATTGAATGTCGATAGCAAAGTAGACGAGGAAACTCTTAAACTAATAGATTCCTTCGAATGGCCACACGGGCCAAAAACTCTACGTAGACGAATCATCCAAGGAGGGCTCATTCGAGCCGTGAGTGAAAGCTGGTATCCATCCTCGGACGATGATTTTGGTCTACTACTCGAGGATGACATTGAAGTCTCCCCTTACTATTACTTATGGATCAAATATGCCCTTTTGGCATATCACTACGACCCTCAAGTATCTCTGCCCGAGCTCTCCTCGATCTCACTCTACACCCCAAAATTAGTCGAAGTGGTGAAAGAACGGCCTAGATGGAATGCCACCGAGTTCTTTAAACATATCCATCCAAACACGCCATATCTCCATCAGTTACCCTGCAGTTGGGGTGCAGTTTTCTTCCCAAAACAATGGAGGGAATTCTATGCATACATGAACATGAGATTCACAGAGGACGCCAAGCAAAATCCAGTCCAAATCCCAAAATCAAGAACAAATGGATGGCAAGCTTCTTGGAAGAAGTTTCTTATCGACATGATGTACATAAGAGGCTATGTTAGCCTGTATCCCAACTTTCCGAACCAAGCTAGTTTTTCGACCAATCACATGGAGCCGGGAGCTCATATCAGCGCAAAAGACAACGTCGTGAGGCACGACAAGGGCGATTTTGAGGTGCCACTATTGAAGCAAGACTTCAGGACTTTGTTACCAAATGGGAAATTACCTCCGGCTTCTAAGTTGCCTTCATTGAGTCTGTTTAATCAGGCTGTGTCTTTGAAGGGTTTGAAGGCCGCAGGAGCGAAGTTGGGGCAAGATGTTCTTGAATGCAGCACAACAGAAGTTGTGGCTGTTAATCAAGTAACTGGTCTACCTTCACACTGTGCTAAATTTTAA